From Dehalococcoidales bacterium, the proteins below share one genomic window:
- the leuC gene encoding 3-isopropylmalate dehydratase large subunit, whose translation MSMTMSQKILASCAKVEKVEAGQLIMADLDLVLGNDITAPVAIKEFAKFGVKDVFDNKKVALVPDHFTPNKDIKAAQQCKILREFAHEKEIENYFEIGQMGIEHALLPEQGLVNAGDLIIGADSHTCTYGALGAFSTGVGSTDMAAAMASGKGWFKVPSALKFNLTGKLSKWVSGKDVILHIIGMIGVDGALYKSMEFCGEGVKNLSIDDRFTICNMAIEAGAKNGIFGVDEITLEYLKEHHKGTPKIFEADSDAVYEKVYEIDLSKIRPTVAYPHLPENTKTIDEVEKIEIDQVVIGSCTNGRISDLRVAAKILKNKKVNPKVRTIIFPATQKIYLQALKEGLLEIFVEAGAVVSTPTCGPCLGGHMGILADKERAVATTNRNFVGRMGHPGSEVYLASPAVAAASALTGYITNPETV comes from the coding sequence ATGAGTATGACTATGAGTCAGAAAATCTTAGCCAGCTGCGCTAAGGTTGAAAAAGTCGAAGCAGGACAGTTAATAATGGCTGATTTAGATTTAGTTCTAGGTAACGATATTACCGCTCCGGTAGCGATAAAAGAGTTTGCAAAATTTGGGGTAAAAGATGTTTTTGATAACAAAAAGGTAGCTTTGGTACCCGACCACTTTACTCCCAACAAAGATATAAAAGCTGCCCAGCAGTGCAAAATCTTAAGAGAATTTGCCCATGAAAAAGAGATTGAAAACTACTTTGAAATAGGGCAAATGGGGATAGAACATGCTCTGCTACCCGAGCAGGGGTTGGTTAATGCCGGTGATTTAATAATCGGAGCCGACAGTCATACCTGCACTTACGGAGCTCTGGGAGCTTTTTCAACCGGAGTTGGTTCAACCGACATGGCTGCTGCGATGGCCAGCGGAAAGGGGTGGTTTAAAGTTCCCTCAGCCCTGAAATTTAATTTGACGGGAAAACTCTCAAAATGGGTCTCCGGTAAAGATGTAATTCTCCATATAATCGGAATGATCGGAGTAGACGGGGCTCTCTACAAATCGATGGAATTCTGTGGTGAAGGGGTGAAAAATCTCTCAATCGACGACCGTTTCACAATCTGTAACATGGCTATTGAAGCCGGTGCCAAAAATGGGATATTCGGAGTCGATGAGATCACCTTAGAATATCTTAAAGAGCACCATAAAGGGACACCCAAAATTTTTGAAGCCGACAGTGATGCAGTTTACGAGAAAGTTTATGAGATTGATTTATCAAAAATAAGGCCGACAGTAGCCTATCCCCATCTTCCTGAAAATACAAAAACTATTGACGAGGTTGAAAAAATAGAGATAGACCAAGTTGTTATCGGATCCTGTACAAACGGACGGATAAGTGATTTGAGGGTAGCCGCAAAAATACTGAAAAACAAAAAAGTGAATCCAAAGGTGAGAACAATCATATTTCCCGCAACTCAAAAAATCTATTTACAGGCCCTTAAAGAGGGATTGTTGGAGATTTTTGTCGAAGCGGGAGCAGTGGTGAGTACCCCCACCTGCGGTCCCTGCTTAGGCGGTCATATGGGAATACTAGCCGATAAAGAGCGGGCTGTGGCAACCACAAACCGAAACTTTGTGGGAAGAATGGGTCATCCCGGCAGCGAAGTCTATTTAGCCAGTCCGGCAGTAGCTGCGGCAAGCGCCCTGACAGGGTATATAACAAATCCGGAAACAGTTTAA
- the leuD gene encoding 3-isopropylmalate dehydratase small subunit, with translation MKVKGKVFRYLDNVDTDVIIPARYLNTSDPKELASHCMEDIDADFIKNVKEGDIIVAQKNFGCGSSREHAPLAIKSAGISCVIAASFARIFYRNSINIGLPILECEEAVKGIKSGDIVSVDFESGKITNETTKESYYAQPFPPFIQKMIEAEGLVNYMAQEIQK, from the coding sequence ATGAAAGTTAAAGGGAAAGTTTTCAGATATTTAGATAATGTGGATACCGATGTAATAATTCCGGCTCGCTATTTAAATACCAGCGATCCAAAAGAGCTGGCCAGCCATTGCATGGAAGATATCGATGCCGATTTTATAAAAAATGTTAAAGAGGGCGATATAATCGTTGCCCAGAAAAACTTCGGGTGCGGCTCTTCCCGGGAGCATGCCCCCCTGGCAATAAAGAGCGCCGGAATCAGCTGCGTTATTGCGGCTTCATTTGCCCGTATTTTTTATCGCAACTCAATCAACATAGGGCTTCCGATTTTAGAGTGTGAAGAGGCTGTCAAAGGAATAAAGAGCGGCGATATTGTCTCTGTCGATTTTGAGAGCGGGAAAATTACAAATGAGACAACCAAAGAGAGTTACTATGCCCAGCCGTTTCCTCCGTTTATTCAAAAGATGATTGAAGCTGAAGGCTTGGTAAACTACATGGCTCAGGAGATACAAAAATGA